The proteins below are encoded in one region of Campylobacter helveticus:
- a CDS encoding ABC transporter ATP-binding protein: MILELKKISKSFGGVKAINETSFVVGEGEIFALIGPNGAGKTTLFNIITGNYKPTSGEVLFKGQRIDTLKPHKIVHYGIARTFQNIRLFSSMSVLENVLIGFNHQMKYSILEAFLHLGRFAKVESEFKDKAYALLKELELDEVANHKATSLSYGQQRKVEIARAMATNPSLLLLDEPAAGMNSAESQALAELIFKLREDYKMGILLIEHDMKFVNQLCDRVLVLDYGRTIFEGKLSDAVNHKEVIAAYLGDFDAGC; encoded by the coding sequence ATGATTTTAGAATTAAAAAAAATTTCCAAAAGCTTTGGTGGAGTTAAGGCGATAAATGAAACTTCTTTTGTGGTAGGTGAGGGCGAAATTTTTGCTCTCATTGGTCCAAATGGAGCTGGCAAAACCACGCTTTTTAATATTATTACAGGAAATTATAAGCCAACAAGTGGGGAAGTTTTATTTAAGGGGCAGAGAATTGACACGCTTAAACCCCATAAAATTGTGCATTATGGCATAGCTAGAACTTTTCAAAATATTAGACTTTTTTCTAGTATGAGTGTTCTTGAAAATGTGTTGATAGGTTTTAATCATCAAATGAAATACAGCATTTTAGAGGCTTTTTTGCACTTAGGACGCTTTGCTAAGGTGGAAAGCGAATTTAAGGACAAAGCTTATGCGCTTTTAAAGGAGCTTGAGCTTGATGAAGTTGCTAACCATAAAGCGACAAGTTTAAGTTATGGGCAGCAAAGAAAGGTTGAGATTGCAAGAGCTATGGCGACAAATCCTAGTTTGCTTTTACTCGATGAACCAGCAGCTGGAATGAATAGTGCGGAGAGTCAGGCTTTAGCAGAGCTTATTTTTAAATTAAGAGAAGATTATAAAATGGGTATTTTACTTATAGAACACGATATGAAATTTGTTAATCAACTTTGCGATAGGGTTTTGGTTTTAGATTATGGACGGACGATTTTTGAGGGGAAATTAAGCGATGCCGTTAATCATAAGGAAGTTATCGCGGCTTATTTGGGGGATTTTGATGCTGGTTGTTAA
- the murG gene encoding undecaprenyldiphospho-muramoylpentapeptide beta-N-acetylglucosaminyltransferase — MMIVLTGGGTGGHLNIVRCLLESATQKNLECIYIGSENGQDKAWFENEERFKAKYFLSSTGVVNQSKFKKLKALKHILSLSFECRKIFKEHEVKAVFSVGGYSAAPASFGAIFSHIPLFIHEQNSKSGSLNSFLKPFSKGFFSAFEKEFTPYPIAEDFFTLARQRKELKTIIFLGGSQGAKFINTLAIKLAPKLVEKGIKIIHQCGKDDYEICKKAYEELGLKIDLFAFHSNLALKMQEADLAISRAGASTLFELCANTLPCVFIPYPYATKNHQFFNAKFLQDKALCQIFTQEQCQNEKALLTSIFTMNLEYLSQNLQGIAQKNGANLMLEKALNSL, encoded by the coding sequence ATTATGATAGTTTTAACAGGTGGAGGCACAGGTGGGCATTTAAACATTGTTCGTTGCCTACTCGAAAGTGCAACACAAAAAAATCTAGAATGTATCTATATAGGTAGTGAAAATGGGCAAGATAAGGCGTGGTTTGAAAATGAAGAGCGTTTTAAAGCTAAATATTTTTTAAGCTCCACGGGCGTGGTTAATCAAAGCAAATTTAAAAAATTAAAAGCTTTAAAACATATCTTAAGTCTTTCTTTTGAATGTCGAAAAATTTTCAAAGAACACGAGGTAAAAGCTGTTTTTAGTGTGGGTGGTTATAGTGCAGCTCCTGCTTCTTTTGGGGCGATTTTTTCTCACATTCCCCTTTTTATCCACGAGCAAAATTCAAAAAGCGGGAGTTTAAATTCCTTTCTTAAACCTTTTTCCAAAGGATTTTTTAGTGCTTTTGAAAAAGAATTTACCCCCTATCCCATAGCGGAAGATTTCTTTACTTTGGCAAGACAAAGAAAAGAATTAAAAACTATCATTTTCTTAGGTGGCTCACAAGGCGCTAAATTTATCAACACCCTTGCCATAAAACTTGCACCAAAACTCGTAGAAAAAGGGATTAAAATCATTCATCAATGCGGAAAAGATGATTATGAAATTTGCAAAAAAGCTTATGAAGAGCTTGGCTTAAAAATTGATTTATTTGCTTTTCATTCCAATTTAGCCTTAAAAATGCAAGAAGCCGACCTAGCCATTTCAAGGGCTGGAGCTAGCACTCTCTTTGAGCTTTGCGCAAATACCCTGCCTTGCGTTTTCATTCCCTATCCTTATGCAACAAAAAATCATCAATTTTTTAATGCTAAATTTTTACAGGACAAAGCATTGTGCCAAATTTTTACTCAAGAACAATGTCAAAACGAAAAAGCACTTTTAACTTCTATTTTTACAATGAATTTAGAATATCTTAGCCAAAACTTACAAGGTATAGCTCAAAAAAATGGTGCAAATTTAATGCTAGAAAAGGCTCTTAATTCTCTTTAA
- a CDS encoding arginyltransferase, with translation MREIGFCTLEETCPYLKDRKIRTEYKFIEHCPKSLNEELIYRGWRRFGCYFSRPICEGCEECLSVRILANEFKFSKSQRRVINKNQKTKILLKAPQISNEHLFLYDKYHRFMEKKRAWKRYDLNFHKYFNLYIDGAMDFAYELDFYIDEKLVCVDLIDIFEGGISSIYCFYDPDYRAFSLGKFSLLSEIRLAQKKNLKYIYLGYFVKKCQSLSYKVDYTPREILRGTSVPCEKLPLWEYDDASSANFRDD, from the coding sequence ATGCGAGAAATTGGCTTTTGCACATTAGAAGAAACTTGTCCTTATCTTAAAGATAGGAAGATAAGGACGGAATACAAATTTATAGAACACTGCCCGAAGTCTTTAAATGAAGAGTTGATTTATAGGGGATGGAGGCGTTTTGGGTGCTATTTTTCGCGTCCTATTTGTGAGGGATGTGAGGAATGTTTAAGCGTGAGAATTTTGGCAAATGAGTTTAAGTTTAGCAAGAGTCAAAGAAGAGTAATTAATAAAAATCAAAAAACAAAAATTCTTTTAAAAGCTCCACAAATTAGCAATGAACATCTTTTTTTGTATGATAAATATCATCGCTTTATGGAAAAGAAAAGAGCGTGGAAAAGATATGATTTAAATTTTCATAAATATTTTAATTTATATATTGATGGGGCTATGGATTTTGCTTATGAGTTGGATTTTTACATTGACGAGAAATTAGTTTGTGTGGATTTGATAGACATTTTTGAGGGAGGAATTTCTAGCATTTATTGTTTTTATGATCCCGATTATAGGGCTTTTTCTTTGGGAAAATTTTCTCTTTTAAGTGAAATAAGACTCGCCCAAAAAAAGAATTTAAAATACATTTATTTAGGATATTTTGTAAAAAAGTGTCAATCTTTATCTTATAAAGTCGATTATACACCTAGAGAAATTTTAAGAGGCACGAGTGTGCCTTGTGAAAAATTACCTTTATGGGAGTATGATGATGCAAGTAGTGCAAACTTTAGAGACGATTAA
- the ccsA gene encoding cytochrome c biogenesis protein — protein MKNMIKSIGDLRISIVLFLLFALFCALATFIESAYGTPTAWAMIYGTAWFGYIQLLLGINLLFGMFAYKMFKVKKLPLVIFHFSFLFILLGSAMTRYGGFEGSLHIRENSANSVMQSAKSLIRFSAVENGEIYSSVNTEYIGVLPFVNSFNMQLNMSEKANLVYKDLLLDAQYVFEENNASSPLLVLMLSAQEMQGSEVVFKKGEIKNLGGVNFAFLNDEVKAPFVKIDEKLNLSSSEDLKFLSMGDGTSAVLKANTKEDAKQRRLYELNNVNFVVKFASLSAKESLKGVNREQDASFWAWFKSAWMEVGRTFLVSSFGEPQTWKASWLLGLKDFAMSKDYQALKLQGRNALKLELNYKGKSQEVIVFEYDNPLAVELEGRKFFISWNYSYQELPFELYLKDFVMERYPGSNSPASYASEVVVKDKDKEFDYRIFMNNVLDYKGYRFYQSSFDQDELGTILSVNQDPGKIPTYIGYFLLCLGMFLNLLNPHSRFRTLAKLINKETMKNTSALFLFAFLFFGTSKALAQNNLPIIDKEHANALSFLVVQKFDGRMSPFDTLAREILEKIRKSDNYQNQEASAIMLSMMMNANEWQKEPFIIMPKNEAVRSEIAKILGIESAKYIAYQDFFDKDGQYKLQRYVENSNRKNPNARGVFDKEIIALDERANVVNYVFRGVLFKIIPKQNDENNLWLPPFSALENLQGEEQKIVWALISNYLTSVDEALVSHDWTKANASLDLLKQYQLKFGSSVMPSEKKIATEIFINKAQIFVKLIPIYLLAGFLLLLLILAKMINYKLKIDFVFKLVYYLNIFVFLIHTLGLGLRAYLAEHAPWSNAYESMVYIAWALALSGIFFSKRSPISLSLTSILAGVVLAVAHLNEMNPQITPLMPVLHSYWLSIHVSVITASYGFLGLSALLGIFVLVLMCFLKKNGKLQSSILRNITEATRINEMAMILGLCLLTVGNFLGAIWANESWGRYWSWDSKETWALVSILVYAAILHLRMIPKYSNQFIFALWSMFAYWVIIMTYFGVNYFLVGMHSYAAGEAAQIPNYVYWGFGLMVVLGVLAYRKREFVGRL, from the coding sequence ATGAAAAATATGATAAAAAGCATAGGGGATTTACGAATTTCTATTGTTTTATTTTTACTTTTTGCACTTTTTTGTGCTTTAGCAACCTTTATTGAAAGTGCTTATGGAACGCCTACGGCTTGGGCTATGATTTATGGCACGGCTTGGTTTGGCTATATTCAACTTTTACTTGGCATTAACTTGCTTTTTGGTATGTTTGCCTATAAGATGTTTAAGGTTAAAAAACTACCTTTGGTGATTTTTCATTTTTCGTTTTTGTTTATACTTTTGGGTAGTGCGATGACAAGATATGGTGGCTTTGAGGGTTCGCTTCATATTAGAGAAAATAGTGCTAATTCCGTTATGCAAAGTGCTAAAAGTTTAATCCGTTTTTCTGCGGTGGAAAATGGGGAAATTTATAGTAGTGTTAATACTGAATATATAGGCGTTTTGCCCTTTGTTAATTCTTTTAATATGCAGCTTAATATGAGCGAAAAGGCAAATTTGGTTTATAAGGATTTGCTTTTAGATGCGCAGTATGTGTTTGAGGAAAATAATGCTTCTTCGCCTCTACTTGTTTTAATGCTTTCAGCACAAGAAATGCAAGGAAGTGAAGTAGTATTTAAAAAAGGGGAAATTAAAAATTTGGGTGGGGTGAATTTTGCTTTCTTAAATGATGAGGTAAAAGCACCTTTTGTAAAAATTGATGAAAAATTAAATCTTAGCTCCAGCGAAGATTTGAAATTCTTAAGTATGGGCGATGGCACAAGTGCGGTTTTAAAGGCAAATACTAAAGAAGATGCGAAGCAAAGAAGACTTTATGAGTTAAATAATGTCAATTTTGTGGTTAAATTTGCTTCTTTGAGTGCAAAAGAAAGTCTTAAGGGTGTTAATAGAGAGCAAGATGCGAGTTTTTGGGCGTGGTTTAAAAGTGCTTGGATGGAAGTGGGACGCACTTTTTTAGTTTCTTCTTTTGGTGAGCCACAGACTTGGAAAGCCTCTTGGCTTTTGGGCTTAAAAGATTTTGCTATGAGTAAGGATTACCAAGCTCTTAAACTTCAAGGACGCAATGCTTTAAAACTTGAATTAAATTATAAAGGCAAGAGTCAAGAAGTTATCGTGTTTGAATACGATAACCCTCTTGCTGTGGAGCTTGAGGGGCGTAAATTTTTCATTTCTTGGAATTACAGCTATCAAGAGCTTCCTTTTGAGCTTTATCTTAAAGATTTTGTGATGGAGCGTTATCCTGGTTCAAATTCTCCGGCTTCATATGCAAGTGAGGTTGTTGTAAAGGACAAGGATAAAGAATTTGATTATAGGATTTTTATGAATAATGTTTTAGATTATAAGGGTTATCGTTTTTATCAAAGTTCTTTTGACCAAGATGAGCTTGGCACTATACTCTCCGTCAATCAAGACCCTGGTAAAATCCCTACTTACATAGGCTATTTTTTACTTTGTCTTGGTATGTTTTTAAATTTGTTAAATCCGCATTCAAGATTTAGAACTTTAGCAAAGCTGATAAATAAAGAAACGATGAAAAACACTTCTGCTTTGTTTTTATTTGCTTTTCTTTTTTTTGGGACAAGTAAAGCTTTAGCACAAAATAACTTACCTATAATAGACAAAGAACACGCTAACGCGCTTAGCTTTTTAGTTGTGCAAAAATTTGATGGGCGTATGAGTCCTTTTGATACTCTTGCAAGAGAGATTTTAGAAAAAATTCGAAAAAGCGATAATTATCAAAATCAGGAGGCAAGCGCAATAATGCTTTCTATGATGATGAATGCAAATGAGTGGCAAAAAGAACCTTTTATCATTATGCCAAAAAATGAGGCAGTAAGAAGTGAAATAGCTAAAATTTTGGGCATAGAGAGTGCCAAGTATATCGCTTATCAAGATTTTTTTGATAAAGACGGACAATATAAATTACAACGCTATGTAGAAAATTCTAATCGTAAAAATCCAAATGCAAGAGGGGTTTTTGATAAGGAAATTATAGCTTTGGATGAGAGGGCAAATGTTGTCAATTATGTTTTTCGTGGAGTTTTGTTTAAAATCATTCCTAAGCAAAATGATGAAAATAATCTTTGGCTTCCACCTTTTTCAGCTTTAGAGAATTTGCAAGGGGAAGAGCAAAAAATTGTTTGGGCTTTGATTAGTAATTATTTAACCTCCGTAGATGAGGCTTTGGTAAGCCACGATTGGACCAAGGCGAATGCTAGTTTAGATTTGCTTAAGCAATACCAACTCAAATTCGGCTCTAGTGTGATGCCAAGTGAAAAGAAAATTGCCACAGAAATTTTTATTAATAAGGCACAAATTTTTGTTAAGCTTATCCCTATTTATCTTTTGGCTGGTTTTTTACTTTTACTTTTGATTTTGGCTAAGATGATAAATTATAAGCTTAAGATAGATTTTGTTTTCAAGCTTGTTTATTATTTAAATATTTTTGTTTTTCTTATCCATACTTTGGGACTTGGATTAAGGGCTTATTTGGCAGAACACGCACCTTGGAGTAATGCGTACGAGAGTATGGTCTATATTGCTTGGGCTTTAGCACTTTCTGGGATATTTTTTTCAAAAAGAAGTCCTATTTCACTTTCTTTAACTTCTATTTTGGCAGGTGTTGTATTGGCTGTGGCTCATTTAAATGAGATGAATCCGCAAATTACACCTTTAATGCCTGTTTTGCATTCTTATTGGCTTAGTATCCATGTTTCTGTGATTACGGCAAGTTATGGATTTTTAGGCTTGAGTGCATTGCTTGGAATTTTTGTTTTGGTTTTAATGTGTTTTCTTAAGAAAAATGGAAAATTACAAAGCAGCATTTTAAGAAATATTACGGAGGCAACTAGGATTAATGAAATGGCTATGATTTTAGGGCTTTGTTTGCTTACTGTGGGAAATTTTTTGGGCGCTATTTGGGCAAATGAGAGCTGGGGAAGGTATTGGAGTTGGGACTCTAAGGAAACTTGGGCTTTAGTTAGTATTTTGGTTTATGCGGCGATTTTGCACCTTAGAATGATACCAAAATATTCTAATCAGTTTATTTTTGCACTTTGGAGTATGTTTGCTTATTGGGTAATTATTATGACTTATTTTGGAGTTAATTATTTCTTGGTGGGTATGCACTCTTACGCTGCTGGTGAGGCGGCACAAATTCCAAATTATGTATATTGGGGTTTTGGCTTGATGGTTGTTTTGGGAGTTTTAGCATATAGGAAGCGTGAATTTGTTGGTAGGCTCTAG
- a CDS encoding adenylosuccinate lyase, which produces MQVVQTLETINVNTDDISIFCYFKDLITKNFTKVIGRKNKIFSFFEENEIPQRRYFLKLLDQKYRKSHNESIDLKDAHFKTFRLNFEQGNTLRPMLHIKVSFCGKNILMQFSSSEKLFVTYMRNYFKHHFKEFDEAMNIASLEYQNESTLELFEAFADESEHLKYCVDFSIDKEEYKNFRQNIHNAENMKWKFNALAKLFSNYFSTLECTPQNDLSEIRQKYLVLVKLYHPDFQQNKSAIERAYCREQFEKIQIAYDNLKALYKNNT; this is translated from the coding sequence ATGCAAGTAGTGCAAACTTTAGAGACGATTAATGTAAATACGGATGATATTTCCATTTTTTGTTATTTTAAGGATTTGATTACCAAAAATTTTACTAAAGTCATAGGGAGGAAAAATAAAATTTTTTCTTTTTTTGAAGAAAATGAAATCCCCCAAAGACGCTATTTTTTAAAGCTTCTTGACCAAAAATATCGCAAAAGCCATAATGAAAGTATAGATTTAAAAGATGCGCACTTTAAGACTTTTAGACTAAATTTTGAGCAAGGAAATACTTTAAGACCTATGCTCCATATAAAAGTAAGCTTTTGTGGGAAAAATATTTTGATGCAATTTAGCTCTAGTGAGAAGCTTTTTGTAACTTATATGAGGAATTACTTCAAACATCATTTTAAAGAATTTGATGAAGCGATGAATATCGCAAGTTTGGAATATCAAAATGAAAGCACTTTAGAGCTTTTTGAGGCTTTTGCTGATGAGAGTGAGCATTTGAAATATTGTGTTGATTTTAGCATTGATAAGGAAGAGTATAAGAATTTTCGCCAAAATATTCATAATGCCGAGAATATGAAGTGGAAATTTAATGCTCTCGCTAAACTTTTTAGCAATTATTTTTCTACATTAGAATGCACTCCACAAAATGATTTAAGCGAAATTCGTCAAAAATATCTTGTATTGGTTAAGCTTTATCATCCCGATTTTCAGCAAAATAAAAGTGCGATAGAAAGAGCGTATTGTAGGGAGCAGTTTGAAAAAATTCAAATTGCTTATGATAATCTCAAGGCTTTGTATAAAAATAACACTTAA
- a CDS encoding ABC transporter ATP-binding protein, which produces MLVVKNLHVYYGLIEALKGIDFEVETGQIVSLIGSNGAGKTSTLNALLNSVKRTGEINFLGYETKRHLTHTLVQKGIALVPEGRRVFINLSVEENLKIGAYNNSENYEHLREQMYKLFPRLVSKKHTLAGNLSGGEAQMLAISRALMSEPKLLMLDEPSLGLAPKIVGEVFDIILRLKEEGITILLVEQNAFSALKISDYAYVLENGHIVMQDEAKNLIHNDEIRKKYLGL; this is translated from the coding sequence ATGCTGGTTGTTAAAAATTTACATGTTTATTATGGTTTGATTGAGGCTTTGAAGGGTATTGATTTTGAAGTAGAAACCGGACAAATTGTTTCTCTTATAGGTTCAAATGGGGCTGGTAAAACATCGACCTTAAATGCTTTATTAAATTCTGTTAAAAGAACAGGTGAAATTAATTTTTTAGGTTATGAAACAAAGAGGCATTTAACACATACTTTGGTGCAAAAGGGCATCGCTTTAGTTCCTGAGGGGCGTAGGGTTTTTATTAATTTAAGTGTGGAAGAAAATCTTAAAATAGGTGCTTATAATAATAGTGAAAATTACGAGCATTTAAGAGAGCAAATGTATAAGCTTTTTCCGCGTCTTGTGAGTAAAAAACATACATTAGCTGGGAATTTAAGCGGGGGAGAGGCACAGATGTTGGCTATTTCTAGAGCGTTGATGAGTGAGCCTAAGCTTTTAATGCTCGATGAGCCTTCTCTTGGTCTAGCACCTAAGATTGTGGGAGAGGTTTTTGATATCATTTTGCGTTTAAAAGAAGAGGGCATCACGATACTTTTGGTTGAGCAAAATGCTTTTTCGGCACTTAAGATTAGCGATTATGCTTATGTTTTGGAAAATGGGCATATTGTAATGCAAGATGAAGCAAAAAATTTAATTCATAATGATGAAATTCGAAAGAAATATTTGGGGTTATAA
- the ftsW gene encoding putative lipid II flippase FtsW — protein MVADKKLFYLSCVLITIGVVFSYSLTTFTILYFDYNEFHFFIRQLFFGISGILIMFFLSKLNPDNINSHKIILTILIFSFLAIIILPFLPTSLATESGGAKRWIRLGPVSISPVEFFKIGLIYFLAWSYTRRINDEKKAIKHEILILLPYCIVATLVIGYIYITQNDLGQSVISFFLILALAFFAGASKRLFAFGILIVMMIGIAVIFSNQRRIQRIANWWGNIQDAFLPLLPDWIASAIRVSENSEPYQISHSLNAIAHGGMFGEGLGLGIFKLGFLSEVHTDFVLSGITEEIGLFGLAFICFLYLWMILRIFRIAGRCEKKEHFIFCSGIALLLLFSFFMNAFGVISLTPLKGVAVPLLSYGGSSMWAICVGLGYVLMISKKVKL, from the coding sequence ATGGTTGCGGATAAAAAGTTATTTTATTTAAGCTGTGTTTTAATTACGATAGGCGTAGTCTTTTCCTACTCTCTAACCACTTTTACCATTTTATATTTTGATTACAATGAATTTCATTTTTTTATCCGTCAGCTTTTTTTTGGCATTAGCGGAATTTTAATTATGTTTTTCCTTTCAAAACTGAATCCGGATAATATAAACTCACATAAAATTATACTCACTATCCTCATCTTTTCATTTTTAGCCATTATCATCTTACCCTTTTTGCCTACAAGCTTGGCAACAGAAAGTGGTGGAGCGAAAAGGTGGATTAGACTTGGTCCAGTATCTATCTCTCCTGTTGAATTCTTTAAAATCGGGCTTATTTATTTTCTTGCTTGGTCTTATACTAGACGCATTAATGATGAAAAAAAAGCAATAAAACACGAAATTCTTATACTTTTACCTTACTGTATCGTGGCAACTTTAGTGATAGGCTATATCTACATCACACAAAATGACTTGGGACAAAGTGTCATTAGCTTTTTTCTTATCCTTGCACTTGCATTTTTTGCGGGAGCTAGCAAAAGACTTTTTGCTTTTGGAATTTTAATCGTAATGATGATAGGTATAGCTGTAATTTTTAGTAATCAAAGAAGAATTCAACGCATTGCAAATTGGTGGGGTAATATACAAGATGCCTTTTTGCCACTGCTTCCGGACTGGATAGCTTCGGCTATTCGCGTGAGTGAAAATAGCGAACCTTACCAAATTTCACACTCGCTCAATGCCATAGCCCACGGAGGTATGTTTGGAGAGGGCTTGGGGCTTGGAATTTTCAAGCTTGGATTTTTAAGTGAGGTGCATACAGACTTCGTTTTATCAGGAATTACAGAAGAGATAGGACTTTTTGGACTTGCTTTTATTTGCTTTCTTTATCTTTGGATGATTCTAAGAATTTTTAGAATTGCTGGGCGTTGCGAAAAAAAGGAGCATTTTATCTTTTGCTCTGGTATTGCCCTACTCTTACTTTTTTCTTTTTTTATGAATGCTTTTGGTGTCATCTCGCTAACTCCACTCAAGGGTGTTGCTGTGCCTCTTTTAAGCTACGGAGGGAGTTCGATGTGGGCGATTTGCGTAGGACTTGGTTATGTTTTAATGATTTCAAAAAAGGTTAAATTATGA
- a CDS encoding acetyl-CoA carboxylase subunit A, with protein sequence MINIRKILIANRAEIAVRVIRACRDLHIKSVAVFTEPDRECLHVKIADEAYRIGTDAIRGYLDIARIVEIAKACGADAIHPGYGFLSENYEFAKACEEANIIFIGPKSEVIYKMGNKNIARNLMAKNGIPVVPGTEKLNDFSLDELKNQAEKIGYPVILKASGGGGGRGIRVVHQEEELESAFESCKREALAYFNNDEVFMEKYIVNPRHIEFQVLGDNYGNIIHLCERDCSIQRRHQKVIEIAPCPGISENLRKTMGVTAVAAAKAVGYTNAGTIEFLLDDYNQFYFMEMNTRIQVEHPVTEEVTGVDLIVRQIRIADGEILDLEQSDIRARGFAIEVRITAENVWKNFIPSPGKIGEYYPALGPSVRVDSHIYKDYVVPPYYDSMLAKLIIKATSYDLAVNKLERALKEFVIDDIRTTIPFLIAITKTREFRRGYFDTSFIETHLDELLANTEDRHQDNKEEVVAAIAATLKKIRESRK encoded by the coding sequence ATGATAAATATAAGAAAAATTCTCATTGCAAATCGTGCGGAAATAGCCGTGCGTGTCATTCGTGCTTGTAGGGATTTGCATATTAAAAGTGTGGCTGTTTTTACCGAGCCTGATAGGGAATGTTTGCATGTGAAAATCGCCGATGAGGCTTATAGAATAGGAACAGATGCGATAAGGGGTTATTTAGATATTGCTAGGATTGTTGAGATTGCTAAGGCGTGTGGGGCTGATGCTATCCATCCGGGCTATGGTTTTTTGAGCGAAAATTATGAATTTGCTAAAGCGTGTGAGGAGGCTAATATCATTTTTATTGGTCCAAAATCCGAAGTCATTTATAAAATGGGAAATAAAAATATCGCAAGAAATTTAATGGCGAAAAATGGAATTCCTGTCGTGCCGGGAACGGAGAAATTAAATGATTTTTCCTTAGATGAGCTTAAGAATCAAGCGGAAAAAATAGGCTATCCTGTGATTTTAAAGGCAAGTGGTGGCGGCGGAGGTAGAGGAATTCGTGTCGTGCATCAAGAAGAGGAGCTTGAAAGTGCTTTTGAATCTTGTAAGAGGGAGGCTTTGGCATATTTTAACAACGACGAGGTTTTTATGGAAAAATATATTGTCAATCCGCGTCATATCGAATTTCAGGTCTTGGGTGATAATTATGGCAATATCATCCACCTTTGTGAGAGGGATTGTTCAATCCAAAGGCGTCATCAAAAGGTTATTGAAATAGCGCCTTGTCCGGGGATATCCGAAAATTTGCGTAAAACTATGGGGGTTACTGCTGTTGCAGCAGCTAAGGCTGTGGGCTATACAAATGCCGGAACGATAGAATTTTTGCTTGACGATTACAATCAATTTTACTTTATGGAAATGAATACAAGAATTCAAGTTGAGCATCCTGTAACAGAGGAGGTTACGGGTGTGGATTTGATTGTGCGTCAAATTCGTATCGCGGATGGGGAAATTTTGGATTTGGAGCAAAGTGATATTAGAGCTAGAGGTTTTGCCATAGAAGTAAGAATTACGGCTGAAAATGTGTGGAAAAATTTTATCCCAAGTCCGGGTAAAATAGGCGAGTATTACCCAGCATTAGGACCATCTGTGAGGGTGGATAGTCATATTTATAAGGATTATGTTGTGCCTCCTTATTATGATTCTATGTTGGCAAAATTGATTATTAAGGCGACAAGTTATGATTTGGCTGTGAATAAGCTAGAAAGAGCTTTAAAAGAATTTGTTATCGATGATATAAGAACGACCATACCTTTTTTAATTGCCATTACTAAAACGCGTGAATTTAGAAGAGGATATTTTGACACTTCTTTTATAGAAACGCATTTAGATGAGCTTTTGGCAAATACTGAAGATAGACATCAGGATAATAAAGAAGAGGTTGTAGCGGCTATCGCGGCGACTTTGAAGAAGATTAGAGAAAGTAGGAAGTGA